The Blastomonas fulva genome contains a region encoding:
- a CDS encoding EF-hand domain-containing protein: MRFLFGGLAAIALVIGGFFIIRAQQQDDDLASIAAPPPEPVDTALPIADPGTMRGPAPPEATEMTREERRFARYDRNGDRIITREELLASRTKAFKALDKDGNNLLTFEEWAVATSDRFATADADGNGRLSAQEFATTKPKRPVARCKC, from the coding sequence ATGCGCTTCCTGTTTGGCGGTCTGGCTGCGATCGCGCTGGTGATCGGCGGCTTCTTCATCATCCGTGCGCAGCAGCAGGACGATGATCTGGCCAGCATCGCAGCGCCGCCGCCCGAGCCTGTGGACACCGCGCTGCCCATCGCCGATCCCGGGACGATGCGTGGCCCCGCGCCCCCCGAGGCCACCGAGATGACCCGCGAGGAGCGCCGCTTTGCCCGCTATGACCGCAATGGCGACCGGATCATCACCCGCGAAGAACTGCTCGCCAGCCGCACCAAGGCGTTCAAGGCTCTCGACAAGGATGGCAACAACCTGCTCACCTTCGAGGAATGGGCGGTCGCCACGTCCGACCGCTTTGCCACGGCCGATGCCGATGGCAACGGCCGCCTGTCGGCTCAGGAGTTTGCCACGACGAAGCCCAAACGGCCTGTAGCGCGTTGCAAATGCTGA